A region from the Vicia villosa cultivar HV-30 ecotype Madison, WI linkage group LG3, Vvil1.0, whole genome shotgun sequence genome encodes:
- the LOC131661885 gene encoding protein HESO1-like, producing MNTHNMLGVVLNDILHMVTPSREDWEIRLAIISDLRSTVESVESLRGATVEPFGSFVSNLFTRWGDLDISIELLNGTHIASAGKKQKQTLLVNFLKVLRMKGGCMNIQFIPHARVPILKFKSVRQGISCDVSINNLPGLMKSKFLLWISKIDDRFHDLVLVVKQWANAHKINNSKTGSFNSFSLSLLVIFHFQTCIPAIFPPLKDIYPTNMVDELRGVRVDAENLISGTCNANIDRFKSNKSRPINRTSLPELFIDFLRKFALIDTWAAEFGVCTYTGQWEQIENNMRWLPKTSALYVEDPFEQPENSARSVSAGQLKKIGEAFLTTYNLLISNNQNQSSILTQLVPPHVSRLIAGPVNPYYNVWPSLPNYNGGYPHLTQPQVQKGVLPHPQSKRRVRNGRQGANSNGSTSKQGANFNGSTSKQGANSNGPTKNQGASYNGSTSKQGASSNGSTSKQGASSNGSTSKQGASSNGSTSKQGATSDGSTSKQGASSNGPTSSVPMKGRQGPPQQQAWRPKAHTQA from the exons ATGAACACGCATAATATGTTGGGCGTTGTTTTAAATGATATACTTCACATGGTGACACCCTCGCGAGAAGATTGGGAGATACGGCTTGCAATTATAAGTGATTTGCGAAGCACTGTTGAATCTGTGGAAAGCCTGAGAG GAGCAACTGTTGAACCATTTGGGTCATTTGTATCTAATCTCTTCACGCGATGGGGTGACTTGGATATTTCAATTGAGTTATTAAATGGCACCCATATTGCATCTGCTgggaaaaaacaaaaacaaacgtTGCTGGTAAATTTCCTAAAAGTTTTGAGAATGAAAG GTGGATGCATGAACATTCAGTTCATCCCTCATGCAAGAGTTCCCATTTTAAAGTTTAAAAGTGTCCGACAAGGCATATCTTGCGATGTTTCGATCAATAACCTTCCAGGCCTAATGAAATCCAAATTTTTGCTTTGGATCAGCAAGATAGATGACCGTTTTCATGATCTGGTTTTAGTG GTCAAGCAATGGGCCAACGCACATAAAATCAATAACTCGAAGACTGGATCTTTCAACTCCTTTTCTCTCAGTTTACTTGTAATCTTTCACTTTCAG ACATGTATTCCTGCAATTTTTCCACCGCTGAAAGATATATATCCTACCAATATGGTTGATGAGCTGAGAG GAGTTAGAGTTGATGCTGAGAATCTTATCTCAGGAACCTGTAATGCTAACATAGACAGGTTCAAATCAAATAAGTCGAGGCCAATCAACAGAACATCTTTACCTGAACTTTTTATTGATTTCCTAAGAAAG TTTGCTCTGATAGATACATGGGCCGCAGAGTTTGGAGTTTGCACTTACACGGGACAATGGGAACAGATAGAAAACAACATGAGATGGTTGCCCAAGACTTCTGCACTATAC GTTGAAGATCCTTTTGAGCAGCCGGAAAACTCTGCAAGATCAGTCAGTGCAGGACAGCTGAAAAAGATAGGCGAAGCATTTCTAACGACGTACAACTTACTTATATCAAACAACCAGAACCAAAGCTCTATCCTGACCCAATTAGTACCACCACATGTGTCGAGACTTATAGCCGGACCTGTCAATCCTTATTATAATGTCTGGCCTTCCCTTCCAAATTACAACGGCGGTTACCCTCATCTAACTCAACCACAGGTTCAGAAGGGAGTGCTCCCACACCCACAATCAAAACGCCGTGTACGAAATGGCAGGCAGGGAGCCAATTCCAACGGTTCGACTTCAAAACAAGGAGCAAATTTCAACGGTTCGACTTCAAAACAAGGAGCAAATTCCAACGGTCCGACTAAAAATCAAGGAGCAAGCTACAATGGCTCTACTTCAAAGCAAGGAGCAAGCTCCAATGGCTCTACTTCAAAACAAGGAGCAAGCTCCAATGGTTCGACTTCAAAACAAGGAGCAAGCTCCAATGGTTCGACTTCAAAACAAGGAGCAACCTCCGATGGTTCGACTTCAAAGCAAGGAGCAAGCTCCAATGGTCCAACTTCAAGTGTACCTATGAAAGGTCGTCAAGGTCCGCCGCAGCAGCAGGCGTGGAGACCAAAAGCACACACCCAAGCATAG